One genomic region from Pyxicephalus adspersus chromosome 1, UCB_Pads_2.0, whole genome shotgun sequence encodes:
- the AAAS gene encoding aladin — protein MCSLNLFPSPLPRGDVMLYEHNNKMMPWHISSSPPASFNTSLVNVPEITIPLDSVKIPGRMEMSSKAAFIHHKESVWKRCLNSWKQMGIAGMLEEISNSEEEVPQFLCRVSCCCLAFCRWFSSFHGSLFPHLSMKSEDLISEFSQGRFWTSCSLRTLAWHPHTNKFALALVDDSIRIYATGSSVTPILKHRLQKDVASMAWKPLCASILAVACQSCVIVWHIDPTSLSARPSSGCSQILSHPGHSPVTSVCWSPKGSVLLSSSPVDTAMLVWDVSTETCVPLQRVGGGGVTFLSWSPDGSKVLSATPSPVFRVWETQMWTCERWPTLKGRCQTGCWSPDGSRLLFAVQGESVIYSLSFTAPEGEMQGSVGGSRSATVVADVSETVFDTELGEIRIGGEIQSMVWDPSGERLAVLLKENPNEDTSESVIAVYKTKNSPIFELLPCGFLPCRIGEDPHFMQFHPCFPKGALLTVLLSSGRLFHVPFYFVNAQHPRFIPETETMVVADDTSAKETPLLFTQN, from the exons ATGTGCTCTTTGAATTTATTCCCTTCACCACTTCCTCGTGGAGATGTGATGCTGTATgaacacaacaataaaatgatGCCATGGCATATTAGTAGCAGCCCACCTGCTTCCTTTAATACCTCA CTGGTAAATGTTCCAGAGATTACAATTCCTCTGGATTCAGTGAAGATTCCGGGTAGAATGGAAATGAGCAGTAAAGCGGCTTTTATTCATCATAAGGAAAGTGTGTGGAAGAGATGCTTGAATTCATG GAAGCAAATGGGAATAGCTGGGATGCTTGAAGAGATATCCAACTCTGAAGAAGAAG tgccCCAGTTTTTGTGTCGTGTGTCCTGCTGCTGCCTTGCATTTTGTCGCTGGTTTTCCTCTTTCCATGGGTCTCTGTTCCCACATCTGTCT atGAAAAGTGAAGATCTCATATCGGAATTTTCCCAAGGTCGTTTCTG GACCAGCTGTTCACTCAGAACTTTAGCTTGGCATCCACACACAAACAAGTTTGCTTTGGCTCTTGTAGATGACTCTATTAGGATATATGCAACAGGAAG cTCGGTTACACCCATATTAAAGCATCGTCTACAGAAGGATGTGGCCAGCATGGCATGGAAGCCATTGTGTGCATCTATATTAGCTGTAGCCTGCCAGAGCTGTGTAATTGTGTGGCATATAGACCCTACTTCATTATCAGCAAG ACCTTCCTCTGGCTGCTCACAGATCCTTTCACACCCAGGTCACAGTCCTGTTACTAGTGTTTGTTGGTCTCCTAAAGGTAGTGTGTTACTGTCTTCATCTCCTGTGGATACAGCCATGTTG GTGTGGGATGTGTCTACTGAGACCTGTGTACCACTGCAGAGAGTTGGAGGAGGAGGTGTTACGTTCTTGTCTTGGTCTCCTGATGGCAGCAAGGTGCTTTCTGCCACACCATCCCCTGTTTTCAG GGTATGGGAGACCCAGATGTGGACATGTGAGCGATGGCCAACACTCAAAGGCCGTTGTCAA ACTGGCTGTTGGAGCCCAGATGGAAGTCGTCTACTGTTTGCTGTGCAAGGAGAGTCTGTAATATACAGTCTGTCCTTCACTGCCCCTGAAG GTGAGATGCAGGGCTCTGTTGGTGGAAGTCGCAGTGCAACGGTGGTCGCTGATGTATCTGAGACCGTTTTCGACACAGAATTGGGAGAAATAAG AATCGGTGGGGAAATCCAGTCTATGGTTTGGGATCCAAGCGGAGAGAGGCTTGCTGTGCTGCTAAAAG AAAACCCCAATGAGGATACAAGTGAATCAGTGATTGCAGTTTACAAGACAAAGAACAGTCCCATATTTGAGCTGCTTCCTTG tGGCTTCCTTCCTTGCAGAATAGGAGAGGATCCACACTTTATGCAGTTTCATCCATGTTTCCCAAAAGGGGCACTGCTTACTGTG ctGTTGAGCTCCGGCCGCCTGTTCCATGTGCCTTTCTACTTTGTCAATGCACAGCATCCACGGTTTATTCCAGAGACTGAAACAATGGTGGTAGCAGATGACACCAGTGCAAAGGAAACACCTTTGCTTTTTACACAAAACTGA